One part of the Quercus lobata isolate SW786 chromosome 7, ValleyOak3.0 Primary Assembly, whole genome shotgun sequence genome encodes these proteins:
- the LOC115952386 gene encoding cytokinin riboside 5'-monophosphate phosphoribohydrolase LOG3 isoform X1: MEVGSEMRQSRFKSICVFCGSSQGKKSSYQDSAIELGKELVARNIDLVYGGGSIGLMGLVSQAVHDGGRHVIGVIPKTLMPRELTGETVGELKAVADMHQRKAEMAKHSDAFIALPGGYGTLEELLEVITWAQLGIHDKPVGLLNVDGYYNSLLSFIDKAVEEGFISPSARQIIVSAPTPKELVKKLEEYVPCHERVASKSSWEMGQLGYSQTYDISR, translated from the exons ATGGAAGTAGGGAGTGAAATGAGGCAATCAAGGTTTAAGAGCATTTGTGTTTTCTGTGGGAGTAGCCAAGGCAAGAAAAGTAGCTATCAGGACTCAGCCATTGAGCTTGGCAAGGAACTg GTTGCAAGGAACATTGATCTGGTCTATGGAGGGGGCAGCATAGGTCTAATGGGTTTGGTTTCACAAGCTGTTCATGATGGTGGTCGCCATGTCATTGG AGTTATTCCCAAGACGCTCATGCCTCGAGAG TTAACTGGTGAAACAGTGGGGGAACTAAAGGCAGTTGCTGATATGCACCAAAGGAAAGCAGAGATGGCTAAGCATTCTGATGCCTTTATTGCCTTACCAG GTGGTTATGGGACTCTGGAAGAACTGCTTGAAGTGATAACCTGGGCTCAACTTGGAATTCACGATAAACCG GTGGGATTGCTGAATGTTGATGGATACTACAATTCGCTTCTGTCATTTATTGACAAAGCAGTGGAAGAAGGGTTTATTAGTCCCAGTGCCCGCCAAATAATTGTATCAGCACCAACACCAAAGGAATTGGTGAAGAAACTGGAG GAGTATGTCCCCTGTCATGAAAGAGTTGCATCAAAGTCAAGCTGGGAGATGGGAC
- the LOC115952386 gene encoding cytokinin riboside 5'-monophosphate phosphoribohydrolase LOG3 isoform X2, with amino-acid sequence MFDTFPRCTCPYFHFWVARNIDLVYGGGSIGLMGLVSQAVHDGGRHVIGVIPKTLMPRELTGETVGELKAVADMHQRKAEMAKHSDAFIALPGGYGTLEELLEVITWAQLGIHDKPVGLLNVDGYYNSLLSFIDKAVEEGFISPSARQIIVSAPTPKELVKKLEEYVPCHERVASKSSWEMGQLGYSQTYDISR; translated from the exons ATGTTTGATACTTTTCCCAGGTGTACCTGtccttattttcatttttgg GTTGCAAGGAACATTGATCTGGTCTATGGAGGGGGCAGCATAGGTCTAATGGGTTTGGTTTCACAAGCTGTTCATGATGGTGGTCGCCATGTCATTGG AGTTATTCCCAAGACGCTCATGCCTCGAGAG TTAACTGGTGAAACAGTGGGGGAACTAAAGGCAGTTGCTGATATGCACCAAAGGAAAGCAGAGATGGCTAAGCATTCTGATGCCTTTATTGCCTTACCAG GTGGTTATGGGACTCTGGAAGAACTGCTTGAAGTGATAACCTGGGCTCAACTTGGAATTCACGATAAACCG GTGGGATTGCTGAATGTTGATGGATACTACAATTCGCTTCTGTCATTTATTGACAAAGCAGTGGAAGAAGGGTTTATTAGTCCCAGTGCCCGCCAAATAATTGTATCAGCACCAACACCAAAGGAATTGGTGAAGAAACTGGAG GAGTATGTCCCCTGTCATGAAAGAGTTGCATCAAAGTCAAGCTGGGAGATGGGAC
- the LOC115952386 gene encoding cytokinin riboside 5'-monophosphate phosphoribohydrolase LOG3 isoform X3: protein MGLVSQAVHDGGRHVIGVIPKTLMPRELTGETVGELKAVADMHQRKAEMAKHSDAFIALPGGYGTLEELLEVITWAQLGIHDKPVGLLNVDGYYNSLLSFIDKAVEEGFISPSARQIIVSAPTPKELVKKLEEYVPCHERVASKSSWEMGQLGYSQTYDISR, encoded by the exons ATGGGTTTGGTTTCACAAGCTGTTCATGATGGTGGTCGCCATGTCATTGG AGTTATTCCCAAGACGCTCATGCCTCGAGAG TTAACTGGTGAAACAGTGGGGGAACTAAAGGCAGTTGCTGATATGCACCAAAGGAAAGCAGAGATGGCTAAGCATTCTGATGCCTTTATTGCCTTACCAG GTGGTTATGGGACTCTGGAAGAACTGCTTGAAGTGATAACCTGGGCTCAACTTGGAATTCACGATAAACCG GTGGGATTGCTGAATGTTGATGGATACTACAATTCGCTTCTGTCATTTATTGACAAAGCAGTGGAAGAAGGGTTTATTAGTCCCAGTGCCCGCCAAATAATTGTATCAGCACCAACACCAAAGGAATTGGTGAAGAAACTGGAG GAGTATGTCCCCTGTCATGAAAGAGTTGCATCAAAGTCAAGCTGGGAGATGGGAC